From a region of the Onthophagus taurus isolate NC unplaced genomic scaffold, IU_Otau_3.0 ScKx7SY_25, whole genome shotgun sequence genome:
- the LOC139432536 gene encoding uncharacterized protein, with translation MLHLIGNSHARASDNTDGMTDPLVAVLPRNNDSTNVVESSLPSLPLYCSGNFDGLSRTMQDFTTDPPLYEQIMNELRSQPGNDNGAIVTTSPTLSSYGLTRISMEIREEGTYQEVVVPPEPATNQADVVQPLPDIVHTDVTSQAPAENQVLAAPSVPATEDVSQPSDRICVSPVFSSGPIRYTSRRIKKRVNLLSRGCVKQTTRPNPSPASQDSCRLLRNALAKPPRNTRRVPTLATVTRPATVVTSPPEVTIDIRDSPPTITTIPPQNVVFPPPLPIPTIPQRQNLPAVNTAHPDPWVDAFLHSTTNLASSLLSQEDFFILGLKPQLQTKVTTLEHHKRHFVNALNAVNQNPTVCFAASSNILNMYNTKINLYKSLLRLLPDNG, from the coding sequence ATGCTTCACTTAATTGGTAACAGCCACGCTCGTGCAAGCGATAATACCGATGGTATGACCGACCCACTGGTTGCCGTGCTGCCACGCAATAACGACAGTACGAATGTTGTTGAGTCAAGCCTACCGTCGTTACCATTATATTGCAGCGGCAACTTTGACGGTTTGAGTCGTACCATGCAGGATTTCACTACAGACCCACCACTGTACGAGCAAATAATGAATGAGCTCCGGTCACAGCCAGGGAACGACAATGGTGCGATTGTTACCACCAGTCCAACCTTGTCGTCCTACGGCTTAACTCGCATCAGTATGGAGATACGAGAAGAAGGAACATATCAGGAAGTTGTTGTGCCACCTGAACCTGCTACCAATCAGGCCGACGTGGTACAACCACTTCCAGATATTGTACATACGGATGTCACAAGTCAAGCACCTGCTGAAAACCAGGTGCTTGCGGCACCGTCTGTACCAGCGACGGAAGACGTATCCCAACCCTCCGATAGGATATGTGTTTCGCCTGTCTTCTCGAGTGGACCCATACGGTACACATCCCGCCGTATAAAAAAACGCGTCAACTTGTTGTCAAGGGGTTGCGTGAAACAAACTACCCGCCCAAACCCTTCTCCTGCTTCACAAGACTCCTGTAGATTGCTGCGAAACGCATTAGCCAAACCTCCCCGTAACACACGAAGAGTACCTACACTCGCTACAGTAACCAGACCTGCAACGGTGGTTACATCTCCACCAGAGGTGACCATCGACATCCGTGACAGCCCGCCAACTATCACAACTATCCCACCACAAAATGTGGTGTTCCCACCACCTTTACCTATCCCTACTATCCCGCAGAGGCAAAATCTTCCAGCTGTAAATACCGCACATCCCGACCCATGGGTTGATGCGTTTCTGCATTCAACAACCAACTTGGCAAGCAGTCTTTTGTCCCAAGAGGATTTTTTCATCTTGGGCTTGAAACCTCAATTGCAAACCAAAGTGACGACTTTGGAACATCATAAGCGCCACTTCGTGAACGCGTTGAATGCAGTAAACCAGAATCCCACCGTCTGCTTTGCTGCTTCTTCAAACATCCTTAACATGTACAACACCAAAATTAACCTGTATAAGTCCCTTCTCAGGCTGCTGCCTGACAACGGTtaa
- the LOC139432540 gene encoding uncharacterized protein: protein MESLNVTEKIKVDNSIVSYEYHSHQPFGSTSFGNNDEIRIGIPEIDNYTLPHESFLYVEGSVRKLDASGKATKDASATAKLINNPVAFMFSDIRYLINGVQIDGVRNVGLTSCMKGYFSYTPHDIIKLANAGWNMGEDLLGQVVPTSPVTDAIMDKNGNFGLSVPLKTLIGFAEDFKTIVMNVRQELVLIRNNDDNDVLVNTVEEPLQLKIDKVVWRMPHLAVGLREQLALTKIAGRNIDLQIPFRS from the coding sequence ATGGAGTCCTTAAACGTCACggagaaaataaaagtagataaCTCGATTGTAAGTTACGAATATCATTCCCATCAACCGTTTGGTTCTACTAGCTTCGGTAACAATGATGAAATTCGTATAGGCATACCCGAAATAGACAATTACACATTGCCTcatgaaagttttttgtatgTGGAAGGGAGCGTACGTAAACTGGATGCGAGTGGTAAAGCAACAAAAGATGCTAGTGCAACtgcaaaattgataaataatcctGTAGCGTTTATGTTCAGTGATATTCGCTATCTTATAAATGGTGTTCAAATAGATGGAGTGAGAAACGTGGGGTTAACATCATGTATGAAAGGATACTTTTCGTATACCCCTCACGATATAATAAAGTTGGCGAACGCAGGTTGGAACATGGGCGAGGATCTGCTAGGTCAAGTGGTCCCAACATCCCCTGTAACGGATGCAATAAtggataaaaatggaaattttggaTTGAGTGTACCGCTAAAGACATTAATAGGGTTTGctgaagattttaaaacaattgtgATGAATGTGAGACAAGAGCTAGTGTTAATTCgtaataatgatgataatgatgTGCTTGTGAATACGGTAGAAGAACCGTTAcagttaaaaatcgataaagttgTGTGGAGAATGCCCCATCTAGCCGTAGGCTTACGAGAACAATTAGCTCTAACAAAAATAGCAGGACGAAATATTGATCTGCAAATACCTTTTCGCAGTTGA